A segment of the Lycium barbarum isolate Lr01 chromosome 7, ASM1917538v2, whole genome shotgun sequence genome:
AATGGTACTATTGTCCAAAAATACAAAATTTGAAACGAATGCAGTCTTGTCCAAGAACGTTTTCTGAAACAAGTGCAGCTTTTACAAGAATGTTTTCTCCACTTTTTAGAGGGATTACAGCCAGCATAAAAGAGTGGACGAGGATGGGAGCCGAGAAGTAGTGGGAAATTTTGTTTCCTCCTATGCAGCTCAGCTTCAAATCGGACGTCTGACCTTATTAGTTGGAGTAGCTAGTTGGGATGGTGATGCGAGTAAAATTCTGTTTAAAGGTGAGAATTACAACATCGTTGTGCGATGAAACAGCACGCTGGTAAGAAGGGCCTCTTACTCCTCTAAAGGCTTGAGGTGGTGCTCAAACAAAGACGCCATCTCAATCTGAAACATAAGCACAACATATGCATTCAAGATCAGTCATTTATTGCAAATAGAACATTTGAGTCCAACATAAAACCAAACAATCTTGAACAACAACCATGATTTAAACTCTATTTTCTTCACTTTGTTTACCCTACTTATTTCCACTTCGGAAAGAGTGGGAAGGGGATGAAATTGGGTTCAGTCTTCATTTCAAGTAAAAGTTTATCAAGGTTTTAAAGATCTACAAGATTTGACTTTGCATATGCAAGTGTATTACAGTCTTGTCCAAAGATCAATGATTAATACTATAAGGTTCCTAAATGCATACATTTTATTAGTCTAGAACTAGAACCTTTTAATCACATAATAAGGCAGACAAATTTAAGCAGAAATTGACACCGTTGAACTTGTTTTAAAGATAAAATCTATTTGTCACACAATCACAGGTACTTACAGCTGTCATTGCTGTTTCGGCACCTTTATTCCCAGACTTACCACCACAGCGATTGAAAGCCTGCATGACATTACGAGGTATTTCAGGATACATCGTGCAACATAAAGATAGATTCACACAGCCAAGAAGAATATTGTAAATATAGTTCCAAGGAGAGTATATTACATGGAGTATATCTGTATATGTTATACAAATCCTTAAAAATGAATTGCCACTATCAAAACTAATTATGACATTAAAAATGTTGAATATAAGCAGAAACACTCTGAAGTCCTTTTTTGACTTGAACTTTAACTTTTTGTAAGCATAGGctattttgataaaaaaataaattatagctGAAAGAAGCAGACCAACAAGGTACTCAAAATCGCAAAGAACACCAAAAATGAAGTAAAGCAAAAGAACCTTTAGGCTTATAATATTTCTTTGTACAAGTGAAGGTAAATGTATAAAGATGTACATGGGACATCCAATATCGGATAGTTGTATGTTATCTATGATATAGTACATGGAACAGCAATGAGCTCTCAGACTTTGTACTCCTTTATTCTTAGGTGGCACTAGGACTATGGGAACAGCTTGGTTCTTTAGCCTTTTTTCTTTTGTTACTATAGTTGCGTGAAAAAATAGCATAGAAAAATAATAGAGAGTTTTAATCATAGTTACCTAAACTTATTTGAAAAGAATTATTTAGGTTTCCGCCCTTTCATCCCTTCTCAGAAAAAGAAATATTTAGGGCAATTGTGATAATTGAACTCTAAAAAAACTTAGAACTTGCTTTGGCAGCATACAATTCATAGAAAATCTCCTTCCTAGAGTGCTATTTTGATAAGAGATGATAGAAAGATGAATCtcataattaaaataaaaaacaaaaaaaaaaccttgaAGTCTGACCAATACACCGGTATAAAAATGCACATGTATTAATATGTACACGTATAAAGGCTGATTACTTACCTGCTCTAAGGTATCACATGTCAAAACACCAAATATGCAAGGAGTACCTGCAACTCATTACATAAGGGAGATTCTAGTTTGATCAGCCAATTGAAAAAATAACTGAAAATAGCATATAATGGCAATAGTTGATTATATATCAATTCTAAAGAACTAGAGTTATTGGGAAAATTGGCGGATGTAGATTTTACTCCAGCATATAAAGTTCTTAACCAAGAACCAATGTATTTTTACTCCACGTAATTTTTAGGTTTATCACCTCTAATCATTATAATGTCACACCTACAAACAGGTACGTATGGGGATCTATGTCAAACATAGCCTAACcgtttttcttcccttttttttatttttataatggAGGTAATCAGACCACCTCGCACCTTGATTAATTCATCCAGCAGCCTATTACACTGCTCAGAAGCACAATCATCGAGTAATATGACACCAAGACTAGAGCAAATGAACTCACACAGTTTTTAGCTAGGATTGACATGTAGGATCTTAAAATTGTTCTATTATGCCTCAACCACCCAGTGATCCCTTGTGGACCAAACACAGTCTAACCATCTAAGACGACTGTTTAAGGCATAATTAGTGTTCAGCAGCGGCCTCTTTTTTATCTTTCATGTTTACTCACACCTTCTGTCGGTTATCATTTCTAATTATATCAATCTTGCATGTCCGAACATCATCTTGTGAATATGTTGGACTTTAGAAGCCTAACAAGCACATATAATATTGTTAGTCTCACAACCATCCCCTTTTTTTTGATAAGGAGTCTCACAACCGTTCCGTAGAGCTTGCGTTTCACTTTGTTGGATAATACTCCCGTAACACTCCTCTGTTTCAACCATCATATTTAATTCCAGATATTACATTGGAAATTTAAACAATTATCTATCAATAATACTGCTGAAGAGTTGCAAAATGATCAAACATTAGCATAATGATTATTGCTCATGTGGAGTATAGTGGAGTACGGCGTCGCACCTGAATTTAGACCTGCTGAAAGTACTCCAGATGTGGCAGCATTAACGACAGCATCATAGTGAGACGTATCACCTCTGATCTATcagccaaaagaagaaaggaaatattAGATGATGATTCGGACATACGAAAAAGCAGAAAGATGCCCATTTGATTATAGAAACAAGTACCGACACAGAAGGCGCTTCAATCTCTAGTCTGTCTGAtggattttttcttttttcgggtTAGAAATGTTCGGAGTCTAACCTGTGTATTACCTTTTCCTATGGTGGATGTTTATCAGTATGTTCGGATGAAGTTATTCAGCATAAGGCACTGAAATTCACACACGCCTCCCAACTATTTCCAATTAAAACATCTAAGCTTTTGACCAGAAAGATTACAAGTCCAACAAAGAAAAATTAGAAGATACTGACCTAAATCCACAGATTTTCCCCTCTCTTACATCTATGAGAATTAGTATAACGATTTCAATTTAATGAATCCAAGTACATATCTCCAGTAACGAATCTAAAGTTCAATATCTTCTTCATTTAATAATTTTGCCAATTTATCAAGATAGCCTAGTCAATCTGCTGTGCTTGAGGTTTATTTGTTCAGTTTTATAATTCCATTGCTGAAGGAAGGGGTGACAGATAAGTGCCATTCTTATGCTGCTTTCCCTTTTGTATCCGTTCGCTTATACAATGATGATTGATGTGAACTTGTGACCCCAAGAAAAATCGATGAACACATAAGACACAGCCAAAACATAATAAACCAAAATGATAatcaaaacatctaactgtaatCATCCATATTTCCATAGATAAGATAATACACAAAACCATCAAATGAAACAGAATCGAACTGAGCAGATGATGTAGGAGGAAAAAATACAAGGGAAGCTTATGTTCTGAAGTGAGCTTACCACAGCCCCAATGCAGAGTATTGCTTGATATTTCCGTGACTTTCCAAGATGCTGTGCAACCACGCCGATTTCAAAACAGCCAGGAACCCATACAACCTGCATTACGAGGACAAAACTAGATGACGCCATCAAATGGAAAAGACAACTTCCCACCACAACTTATTCTGTTTTCAATCTTCCAATACAACATTTTCCAAAATATAGAAGTCTCATTATCCCATAGTAGATCTTTATGCTCTAGTATAGTGTGTCATAAAGGAGTTCAATGTAGCAATATATTCAAATTTATCATGCCAAGCGGACCTTCAGTCAAGTTTAAACCATGATAATATTCAAATCTATGTCTACACTTTATAAACATGAACCAATTTATTTTATATTTGGAATAAGTAAGGTTCATAATATATAAGATCAAATAGCTTTTCTTTTACAAGTATTTTAACAAACAACAGCTGGCAAAAGAATTTAAGAAAAAAGATGGTTTGGGGGAGGGGAGGATTAGATGTAGAAAACATACATCAATATCTTCCTCTCTAACTGAGTAATTCTTGAAAGTGTCCAAAGCTCCCTCCAAAAGCTTCTTGGTGATCAGATCATTGAAACGTGCAACCACCTTTAAAACCAACAGATGGCCAGTCATTTCCAATAACACACTATAAGAAACATTGCCAGTGTAAACGAAGTCAACTGCTATATGACTTCTAGTAAAACCAAAAAAATAATGGAGTTAAGGAAGTACAGACCAAACCCAAATTGTGTCCATTGACTTTCATTACTTACTCAAATGAAACCATTAATTCTTGCAATTAAAAAATCATTACTTTAAACTACTATTCCCTCTTTTCTGTTTTACATGGCACTTTTTCCTTTTCAATCTCTTCAAAACAGATTGACATACTTCTATTGTTGAATACTCTTTGCTTTTTTAACATTTTAATTTGCTCTTAATGACATGCTATTATAGGAATTAACATAGCATGAAGACCACCAAGTCCAAAGGTACTTTTGGTATGTTTTATTTCCTCTGTCTCATATTTGACTAGAAATGAAGCTTAAGAAACGATGGAAAAACCTCTGATATATAGCCATAAGTATGCAAAGTACCAAATTTTCCCTTACTGCAAGTAATTTTTTTACTGCTCGTAATTAAATGATACTAATAATTATACAAGAGAGAGTACGAGTATCACATGTCCCTTCATCTTTCCTTCTCATGTCCAACAAGTCATGTCACAAGACAGGATGGAAAAACCGAGATGTTAAAGATTAAGTAGCCTTTAAAATCAGAAAGATGTCAATCTTTTTGGACAGACAAAAAAGAAGAGTGCTATTTGAATAGGATTACTTTTATTTGTTAAACCCTTTTTCTAGTCAATCACTTTTACATTATCGTCTATCAGCGTATATAATTTAAATCCGTCTCAAAAATCTTTTTCCATTTCTTAAGTTCTGTGTCTAGTAATTTTCTCTTTTTTACCACCATACATAAAGAAAAGAGCGAGTATGtttcttcatttcttttcttgtttttgatAATCGTGGTGTCCGGACTAGCTTGCCCGTaactcgactaattccacgggtaCCTGCAACCTCCCACCAACAAAGATACCGAATAACTCTGTCTTCCAAGCCTTGGACAgatgaaaaaaaaatcacttaatccctccgtcccaatttacatgaaactctttcctttttagtcaatcCGAAAAAGGATAACACGTTACTATATTTAGCAAATGTAACTCTAAAATCCCCTTTTTATCCTTATTGAGATGATTTCTAGccacaaaaaaaaattctttggctttagtttcaaaaaaaaaaaaaaaaaaaaaaaaaaactttggcttgttttaaaccacaagattcaaaagtctttctttctaaAACTCCGTGCTTAGTCAAACActctcatataaattgggacggagggagtaatattcgTGCAAATTTGTACCTAAGACATCAAGTTTTATATTCCTACATTTCTTACCACTATAtaaaatgaaatgcaaggaataATACAATGTATGAGCTTGCAATTATGAAGACGAAATGTATAAAAAGAGGAGAAAACTGACAACAGCAAAGCGATGGCCCTTGGCAGATATAACAGAACCAGTCAACTCACGAACAGCACATGTTGTAAACCGGTTTAGATCCTCGCAATGTCTCTCAATTGCAGACCCAAAACCTAAATCAAAATTCAAAAAGAAATCCCAAATTGAAACAAAAGAAGATCAAATTGAAATTAATAGATGAAGGAAATAGGATTGACCTAGAGATTGGGTGAATGAGAGTGCAGGTGAAGAAGAAGTTACGGTTTGTCTTTGGAAAGACAAAGAGAAGAGCTGACGTTGCGTAGGATTTATtacagttgttgttgttgttgtacgaGGAGCAAGATTGCATTGTCCGAAAGCTGAAGCCGCCATTTCTTTTTAGGAATTTGGATAAAATGTCAATTTTGCTCTTCGAAAATAGTTGGCCTTGTGAGGGGTGCGTTTTGGCTGGAACTTAAACTTTGGTGAACGGTATCTTTACGCAAATAGTTGCCTCAACTTAATAAAATATACTCATTATAAATGTATCTTTAGGGTTTCAAAATTTACGCAactattatatacataaaatttatgtAAGTTCTTAAATAATACTTATATCTATAATTCATCTGAGGGTTTCAAAATTATGAAGAAGTAAATACAAGTTAAGGGATTTAAtatctattatatataaatataaattaattttaaTCTTATATATGTAGCGTAATTTTTCATCTAAGGGGTTGGGATGAAACCATCAATCCTTCCTAGCTCCGCCCCTAATCGCGGAGCTAGAATTTTTAATTTATGTTTTGCAGACTATAATTTTCTTTTTTAACTGGGTTCTAATGGGATATTTTTATATGCTATTCTATGATTAGGGCTTTTTAAATGAGTTGAGCAGACGGATTAAAAGAGGGGCAATTTGTAGGATTGCCCTTCGCGGGggtttaatttttgcccctcaaattgatggTTTTTAATTAAAACAGAATTGCAGAGTtaaagggcaaaagttaaaagatcaccaatttgagggataaaaattaaagaccacccaaatgaagggcaatccgtgcaagaGTTTAAATGAGCGAGGAGATTTAGTTGAAAAAAATGTGTCATATAGGTGGCACGTAAGAAAATTTAGGGG
Coding sequences within it:
- the LOC132604297 gene encoding 6,7-dimethyl-8-ribityllumazine synthase, chloroplastic-like produces the protein MAASAFGQCNLAPRTTTTTTVINPTQRQLFSLSFQRQTVTSSSPALSFTQSLGFGSAIERHCEDLNRFTTCAVRELTGSVISAKGHRFAVVVARFNDLITKKLLEGALDTFKNYSVREEDIDVVWVPGCFEIGVVAQHLGKSRKYQAILCIGAVIRGDTSHYDAVVNAATSGVLSAGLNSGTPCIFGVLTCDTLEQAFNRCGGKSGNKGAETAMTAIEMASLFEHHLKPLEE